Genomic window (Ammospiza nelsoni isolate bAmmNel1 chromosome 17, bAmmNel1.pri, whole genome shotgun sequence):
TGAAAATCAGACTGTGCCCATGGTTGGACAGCAGCTCTACTTAGGGGACAGGTGAATTAATTTTGTGGTCTATCCCATACACACCTATAAAAAGCTCCTTTCCAGCCCCAAATGGGACACTTCTGCTGCTCATGGTAAAGCAGCTCGTCCCCTTCTCCACTCCCTGGCTGTGATGGTGACCCAGCCTTAACTGCAGTGGCCTCGGGAGGGGCTGTGTGTCCACAGGGGAAGGGTGGGGAGAGGGGCCCAGCGTTGGCAGGGCACTGTTTGAGCTCATTGCTGTTTTTGTGGGTGTGCTCTTCCCCTCATTCAAGCCAGCCccctggcaggaggctgctgggagggatgggagcCATCCTtgtccctggctctgccctgtgcaAGTACCTGAATTCTTCCCAGGGTTTGCTCTCCCAGCATCCCTCACCTGTTTTGGGGTGACATCCCTCATGGGCAGGCTTTGTTAACACCACTTGATGCTTTTTGTTCCCCTGGGATTACCTGTGCCCTATAAAGAACTGGATAATTTCTGGCAAATGGTGCATGCCTGGTTATTCCAACTGCACCAGCAAACCTTTGAAAGAGTTCCCAGCAGTGAGACTTGAAAGGatggttgggtttgtttttatttcttccctttttcccccccccttgtttgtttactttttaaGATGCTTTTGAGATGTCAGGAAGCTCAGCTTTACACCACCCCTGGTCCTCGGGCGCTGAAACCCAACGGGACAAATTCAAAGGAAATCTTCTTTCCCATCCCACCTGCTGGGTTAGGGACTttctgctccagagcagctctgactcTGTGGGTGTCTGTGAAGATCCTtggagtgtctgtgtgtctgggtGAGAGGGAATTAGCTGTTTATGGAGTGAGTGATGGGAGGGCAGCATCTGAGAGCACTGCTCTCCCCAGGAGCGCTGGGGACGGGTGCTGGTGGCTCTCAGTGCCATCTGCAAGAGCAGCTCCTGCGTCAGCATCCTTTATGTGCTGATGATCTGTGCCTGAAACTATACCCTGGGAGTGGAAATGAGCCTGAGAAAATACCTTCCGCAGTCCTTCTGGGGCTTACATAAACACTATTTAAAATTAGAGCCACTCATTATGTTGGTATGTGCGTTTACCTTGACCTCTGACTTTTCAGCCTGCAAATGTGCCTGGtccaggcacagcctggagtTGGGAGAGAGCTCAGCAGCAAAGCACTGGTAGATTTTCTATAATTAGTTTAAGGTAAAGAATCTGGTACAGTATCTCCCCTCCAGGCTGACAGggaaattgaaaacaaaactgcagcctgtcagagctgagcctggcttTGATCAGGAACATCAGCTTTGGCTTCTGCTGGAGTGGCTTtgagggaaaggggaagagcAGCAATTCTTGGCCGTCGCTTCTCTTGCACGTGCTTGCAGAGAAAtgaatgcttttattttcccacTCTCCCTTGCTATTTCCCAGCCAAGTGCATGCAGCAATTTATATTTTGCTACCAGAGATGCCGTCTCGGCTGTCACCCTGGAATAGCTGCTGAGCTCCGAGCTGGCATTGTCATGGAACAATATTTCTACTATTTGTTGTGGTAATAGTTGTTAGTGGCAGAGCAATTACCGCGTCACCTGCAGCACAACGAAACGTGACCTCTTTCCATCCCAGCACCCCTTTGGTGCCCAAACCATcgagcctgggctctgctgcttggtgccagggctgtcctggagcAAGGGTCACTCCGGTGGGACGCCTGGGCCTGCAGGCTGGCTCGGAATGGTTGAGTTTGTGGGAAGAGAGCGCGTCCCACCGGGATGCACTTTAGCAATCCAGCGCTTCGGCAGCTCCCGGAGCTGGAGTTTGGCTCCCCACCAGTTTCCTGTTGACGTCACCTGCTATTTCTCTGCTGCAGTTTTTACAACTGTTGAGCTTTCAAGGGTAATCGGAGCCGAGTCCGGCCAACCTCGGCAGCTGCCGATGAGCGAACGCGGCTCTACCTTCCCCAATCCCCCCAGCTtgccttggctgctgctcccagccttggGGACCCCCGGGatttggggacacagggctctgtgAAGCCAGCGGGTGCTTGGGGCCATGCATTCCCACTGAAAGGAATCAGCGGTGCTTGCAAGAAGTGCCGTGCGCTGGATCCTGCgggaattttttcccctccctcctccagtCCGCCCCCATCCCTCTCTTGTGCCAGGCGTGCAGGCGCTGCTCTTCATTTCTGGGAAACCATGGACAAGAAGCAAGGTAGATGTTGCAATTTCCAAAACACGTGGTGGGGGAGAGCAAAGGGCTGGTTTTGCTGCTAAAAGGGGCTGTGTAACTTTTCTGGGGTCAATCCACGCGGTTTTGTTTCTCCTGGCTTGGGCAGGGGGTCTCTCTTTGCAGCTGGGGATCTATTTTTAAAGTGCTGGAAAAGTTGCATGTTTTGTGGGGTTAAAACTCTGGCGttttaattgtttaaaaaaagaaaaaaaaaaaatcaaatccagCATGTCTGAAGGAAAATATGCAGAGGGTGAATCTGGCTTCTGGCTCTGGGGTTGAATTGCATTCCTGGGACGCAGGGTTTTCCAGCAGCTCTtggtggctgtcccctgcctgttGCACGGGCAAGGTGGGTGCCCACGGCCCCAGCAGTCAGCAGCTGTGATTCAGCACAGGCTGAGAGGCTGGTTTGGGGCTGCAAGGGGCTTTTTGTGCAGCGTGGTTCTTTCCTGCTGCTCGCCGGCGGTTTTGCAGAAGTGCGGAGCGCGCTGACCCGCAGGAGCCCCTCTGCAGCGGGACCTCGGCGGCTGATGAGTGATGGCTCTCAGCAGGTTGAGAGCCCTTTTTCCACTTCCATGGATAGCTTGTTCCACTCCCAACAGTGGAAAACAGCACAAAGCGTGCCTGTGAGGAGCTGGCTCTCATGACCAAGCACCCAAattcccctctctgctctgtaCCCTGCCTccaatttatttcctttcttttcttcttttttttttttttttttccttcatgcttTTTTGTTCCAGCTCTTTATTTGCAGCAAGGCTGGAATCCACCCTCCAGCCTTCTGCCCTATCCATGGCATCTGACTCTCCTCCTTGGATCGAGGAGAACTGAGATGCATCCAAAACATTTCCCCCAGCACTaacaaagcagcacagctctcagaGCAGCCTCCCGTGCCCAGGACTTCACCTGGGGCTACAACCAGAGCCCTGGAGAGGCAGTGGTGAGGTTTAATTTCAAAGGTCGACTCAGGCAAATAGTTTTATTTGCAGTTCTTTAGATTGTCCTGTTCATTTCTCTCCGCCCACGCCAGCAGAGTGGGAAGGAAAAACCTCCCGTGGAGAGGTGCAGCTCAGTAGGGCTGAAGTTGGTGGTGGCAAAAATGAGGATTCCGGTGTTGAATTAGGCAGTTCCAGGAAATGTCTGGTGGTTCTTAACTGGTGGTGGTTATAGCATGAGAAAGAATctctttgggctttttttttttttttttttttttctctttaggaGGAAATGGTTCCTTTCTTAGCATAAAGGATGCAGTTACGTGCCTGCAGCATCACGTGGGTTGCAATTTCATCCGCACCAGGAACTTCTGTCAGCTAATTTTCCCCTGCCTGGGTGCAGGGCAcggtgctgtgtgtgtgtctgtggcTGGCAGCCCCTTCCTGTGCCCAGAACGGTGCCCTGCCACAAGGTGGGctcggggctggcagggatAACCAGGACATGTCCCCAAATcgccttgtcctgctgctgccttttggCCTTTGCAGAGGGATCTCTTGAGGGGAATTTATGCTTGCAGACCCCTCTTGCAAGAGCCCAGTGCCCTGGGAAACTGGAGCATTTCCAGGATTTTCAGGTGACAGAAGCAGTTGTGCACATTCTGGCAATTCCTCCTGCAGGGACCCTCTCGGGAGGGATTGTGCTGAGTGTCAGGGGTAGgagaggcagtgccagggactctccagtgggaaggagctgacagcagctgcctgcGGGGGCTGAAGGGCTTGAGTTGCAGGGTCATGTCATGCCCATCCCACTGCCTtgctgcttctctctttttggcctttttttattcccttcccTGGTTTTTCCTGCATTCTCATTCACCCTGAACGGGGCATGGGCTCTCCCCGGGGAGTGGCACAAGCAGTGGGAGAAGCTTGCAGCAAGGAGTAGCTCAGGCCAgcctttgggagctggaaaTCTCATGTCAAATTTTAGGAGAGCTGTAACAAACAAATCCAACCTCTGCCTCAGcttcctggctgcagggcagcatcCTGGGGGATTTTATTCCATGGGCCGAGCTGGGTTTTCTGCCCTTCACAGGTGGCAAAGTCTGGGAGTGGTGGTGTAATACCTCTGCTTTAATCAGTGCTTTTTCACATTGGAGCTAGGAAATGCCTTTTGGGGCTaagcaggacaggctgggaaagGGATGATTGCTGGTTCCACCTCTGGGAAGTCAAGGGTGGAAGTTTGGGAGTACAGGGTGCCTGTGACAGGAGAGTTCATGGCCAGGGCACATCAAAAGACTCTCCTGTACAGAGCTGGGGGTTTGGAACAGGCAATCTCTGTGTCCCTTGCTGCCCTGGTATCCCATGCTGCAAATCCTGCCTGCAAGcttgggctctgctggacaAGGCACCCTGTGATTCCCAACCCCACCCTgggtgctcccagctccctccaacCCCAGAAGGGCTGAGGAAGGGCTCAGGCCACCCTGCAGAGGCTGGCTTGGGTGCCTGTGGACCCTGTGAGTCACGGCCATGgtgccaggggagctgctggtggcacagaAGGCGCTTTGTGCCTGCTCCGCGGGGTTACTATGGCAATTGGGGAGAGGGAGAGCAAACAGATGGAGCAGGATCCCAGCCAGCATGGGGGGATTTCAGGGCTTCGTGTACAGGTCTGGCTGGTAACTGCTTGAGGAGGGGGGGCTGTGTGTGGAGCAGAGACCAAACTGAGTTTTGGAGCAGGTCCTGGGGGTGAAACGCTCAGCACGGGGCAAAATCCATCCCCTGAGTGCCCACAGCAACTCCCCAGCTTGCAGAAGGACTCAGGGGACCCCAGTTTCTAGATTCTGTTCTTGCTCTCCCACACTGAGTAGCAGGAGGCTGGGAGTGGGAAGGGAGGCACTGCTGAACCCACGGACAGGATCGTTCCTCTGGCTCCGTTCTGTGTTTGCTCCCGTCATTGCTCCACTGGGTGTTTTGCCAAGTGCCATCCGTGGGTGTGTGGGGCTATTCATAGtgccccttccagccctgctgggtggGCAGTGGGGAAGGGAAACTCTGCAGGCTCACAAATTAGAACTTGTGACTGCTCTGACACGGTCAGGTGGTTTCCATCCCAGCGGGACGGGTTTGGGGTGGAgtggctcctgtgctgctttcaCTGAGCTGGAAGTTCACATCATGGAAACTGTGCTGGTCTTGGAGACTTTGGCTCAGCTCTGATGCAGGAAAAGTGGCAGATAAGGTGGGGGTGTGGGCTGATCTGCTGATTCcctcagcagggagggatgctgCTGGTCCTGCAGGTGGGACATTTGCAGTGTGCTGCAGACCCACAACCTCAGTGAGGTTTGCATTTGGGGAAGGTCAGGGCAGGAGAAATGAGTTCCAGGCACCTGTTTtgtcctggagctggcagggcacagggctgggggctgtcagagctggggacaTGCTGGCCATGTGTCTCCCttgtgtcctgctgcagctgcaggagctgctgcacgGTGCTGTCTCCTGCTGAAATTGCAGCTCCTCgctctcccctcccttccctggcagccttTGGAGTGCTGGACTTTGTCCACACGCcggctcccagcagccaggcaggtgggagctgctctggaaggctgtccaaggccacgCTGAGCCTGGAGCACACCTTGGTATTCCTGCTTTGCAATGGATCCTCCAACtgtgtgcagccacagcagctttggctgcacagtgcagctgcccCCTTGTCTCTCCTGGGGGGATCAGGCCCTCCAtgctctcagctgctgcacTTTCAGCCCCTTGGGGTCAGTTTGTTTTCCCAGGGATGGAATTTTCACCTGCAGGTTTCTGGCCCTGCCTGAGCCCCGTTTCCCTCTGCGGCAGTGGGTGTTGTTATCTCAGGGCTGTTTAAAGGAGGGGGACAAGAGCATCCTCTTGCCAGTCACTCCTGGTGCCTCAGCCCCAGATTTGTGAGGGGTTCACTGCTGGCTGAAGTGAGCTCATGTCTGGTTTTTCCCTATTTTCCATTTGTTATGGATGGGGTGTCCCCTCTCCTGCTGGGACCAACTCCTTCCTTTTGCTGGATTTTGGAGTGCTTTTGTTGGATTTTTGCTGGATGTCTCGTGGTCATTGCTGTCCATGGCAGATCCAGCTCTGGCTCTTCCCAggagggccaggctggggctggggcccTCTGGCTGGGAATGTTTTTTGGGAGCCCTGCACATCACTAATGGCGTGGGGACCTCTTGTGGCTGGAGAAACGGGGATGGGGCcaggcctggctgtgctcccaaagcccagctgcctccctctcctggagctctgctggtcCATGAGCCAtgaggggcacagggctgctctctgctttggctgcagcatggaggctgagctgctgtctcgtttttctctttcagattCCAAAGGATCCTTGGAGCCACACAAACCAGGTAAGTGCCCAGCAGAAATTGCAGCTTTCACCCCAGAAAGGGTTTAAATCCCAAAGAGAGGGGACTGTTAATGGCCATGGAGGATAAAGAGCACTTCTGGGGTACAGTGCTTGGCTGCAAGACCTGGAAAATGGTCTCTTAGTGCAATCTTGGCTATTTCTACAGAGCAATGCTCAACAGTGTCATCGAGACCCTCCTGTGCTCTGGCTTTTGCCTGAAATTTTGGGCAGGTGGTCACTGTGACCTTCTTGGCATTTTGCTGACCATGGTGAGGGGTCCAAGCCGTGCATTCCTGCCTAGTAGCTGCTGGGAAAAGGGTGCTcgaaggaaaagaaacaaaaatccatTTGCTCACCTCACTTGTGCATCTTTTCTTGCAGTGAAAGGCAAGAAGAAACGGGACCTGAGGATAACATGTGTCCCCATCAAACCACCCGTGGCCAACACCACGTAAGGATCTCTGCTGCTTGGAGCTTCTCCAGAGCTGCATTTGGCACTTCCCCACAGGGAATGGCCTGTGAAGGGTTCCCAAAATCAGCACAGTTGTTATTTTCTGTGAAGCTGGATGATGAGGAGGAATCGCACACGTGTGTGCAGACATGTGCACAGCGTGTGTGGCTCTGGGAGGTGCCTGTTTGATAGGAAATGTCCCAAAGGCAAAGACTCAGGATCCTCTGGGGAGCTCTTCCCAGTCTTTCTGCCTTGGCTGTGCCAATGCCAAAGGGCAAAGATGTGGTAGAGAGAGGGAATCTGCCTGAGGGAAGAATTTTAATGCAGGGGAAGAGAAGTGGTGGTAGCTGGACCGCAACAGAAACCAGAGGCACAAAGTTGGGGTGTGTTTTACACGACCTGAGTATCAGGTTTAGTTTGAGTTGTTTGCAGCTCCTTACCCTGCTAAAAGGAGGACACAGACATCTTGCACTGTTGTGCTGTTTGGGGCCAGTGCCCAGCAGTATCTCAGGGCGCTGGAATTTCTCCCTGCCCTGTTTGCTTTGAGCTGCTGATGCTTGTTATGCCGTGGGGGAGAGCCTAGGGTAGCAGTGCTTGGTTTGACAAAGAGCAGACTGCTAAAATTCCTCTTCCATGGTgctcttccaaaacactttGGGCTGCATCACCACTGCCGAGCCTTGTTTGCCCCAGAAACCTCTTCTAGAGAACTCCAGGAGAGCAGTGAAGGCCCCAAAAGGGAAATATCACTGCTGAAAACCCCAGGTAGAaagggggaggcaggggagctcacacagccctgccctgccctgcctgtgacAGCCACCTCCTTTGCCCACGGGCAcatctgcctctgctcctgccagggttTGAGTTTCCCCTGGAGAAGGCCTCATGCTGGAGTCTGCAGGGCTTTGCATGCCCAGAGGCCGGTGCAAGCTGCCccctgctccttctctccctgcttttCAAGCTGCAGTGCAAATATTTGCACAGTGCAAGGCTtttgctcagagcccaaagTACTTCCTTGAGGCTGGAGGCTGCTCTGATGGGAATTGAGACTAAACCAGTTGGGCAATCTGTGCTCTTTAGGAGCTCCCAGGGGATGGGGAGAGCCCAGCAGTGAGGCACAAGGGGCAGAGCACTCTCGTGGTGGCTCTAAAAGCACCGTGCTGCCCAGAATGGGAAGTGGGCagcaataaggaaaaaaaagccataaagCACAACTTTCACCTGCCTGGTGTTGTGCAAAGGGTGACACCAaagtgctgcctgctctggctgcctggAACAGGCAGCAGAGTGTACACAAATGACTCACAGGGGAGGAATTACCTGTTGTTCCCTCGCGTGCGTTTCGGGCTACGTGGCTGTGCTGCTACAACACCTGCCTGTCAAAACACGACAGCcgagctgctctgccacagaAACGTCTCATCTCAGCTCCTCGGGCTCCTCTCCCGAGCAGGAATGGTTTCACAGCCTGGTGGTTTGGTGCATGTCTCACCTGGCTGATTCCCTGGGGTTCTCACTGTGCCCCGTGGGTGTGGGCTGAGGCGTTACTGGCACCATTTAAAGCATTTGTGGGTGTTTGGAGGGGGCTGGTTGGAACCTACAGTGAGGCACAggggggaaagcagcagctgaaagtGCTCAAAGGAATGTGAAACCTGGCCAAGAGGGTGAATGAAGCTGGGCTTTCTCCTGACTCTGTCTCGTTTCTTGCAGGCCCCCGAGGAACTTGGACTCCAGGGCCTTCATTACCATTGGAGATAAAGTACGTGTCaatgggtttctttttttgcttccttccagTTTGATTTTCCCTGGGCATGGGGAGCTCTGTGGATTGTGCATTGCAACCTGTCAGATCAGGATTGCAGCCTCATGGGGTACAATTCTCAATCTAAACCATTCTAGGATGATCCAGCCCCTCTGTCCAAAATGAGGGTGGCCTCACCAAGCTCTCAGAGTGCCCCAAACAAAGTCCCTTTATCCTGCTTGTGTTGCTGCTTGAGGCCCAGGAGAAGCTGGGCACAAAGTTTTCTCTCTGGTTCTCCAAAGTCTTTCCTGGTGACCTGATGAAAAGCACTGCTGGAAATAGCCACTGTCCCtcttttatttcattctctTGTTATGGACTCTCTTGGGGCTGCAGAAGCTGTTTGCAAACGAGCTAAAAATACCCTGCATTGGATCAGCCCTATATCCAGACCCTTCCAGGCTGGGAGGTGGCTTGGCTGATGGGATCTGGGTCCCTTGGCCTCAGTGCAAGGATTAGGGTTGAGGAGAGGAAGCTTTGGCTGGGTCCAGGTAGcagtcctgctgcctgtgctgttttCTGGTGTTGTGTGTATCTGGAGCTCTGGGAGAGATGCTCTCTGTGACAGCCTGGGCACTGTGTGTGCAAGGGGACAGTGCTGCAGCCTAGGGAAAACTCTCCAGAGTcacttccctgcctgctccagtgtTTGCAGGAAGGGTATTTTGGAGTGACATGGTGGAGAAGAGGACTTGGGCAGGAGTGCAGCTTCAGGAGCGGAGGTGCGTGGTGACCTCGGGTCCCTGGGATATGGACAGGCCATGCCATGCATCCCATTGTCCTGGGAGGGCTCCTTGGCTGCATCCATCACCTCTTgttgctgggcagggcagcgcTGGTTCCTGGAGCGTGCTGGGAGCCTCGGGGCAAAtgccaggaaaggaaaaacacaataAGCAGGAACAACTGCACAACACGTGTGCAAAAAGCACCACCAGATCCTTCCTGGAGGCCCCTGcactgctcctctgcctgctgcccctgctctccTCAGTTCAGGATCCACGTCCTGCCCAGGAAAGGGCCAGAaccttcctgtgctgggcagggcacagctcaggctgagctcagccctccctgcccgccACATCTGGCTGCCATCCACAGCCACATCTGGCTGCAGCCGGGGCTGGCAGGAAGGTCGGGCAGACccgctggctgctgcctgtgctgagggGACAGTGCTGAGGGGACGGGGCTGGCCAGGGTCTGGCAGCCACATGTCCCAGCCAGAGGCCgtttcctctctccctgctcagggcGTAGCTCCGTATCCGGAGCTGTGCCGAGCTCCTTTCCCACCCTCGCTGCCTTTGTGGCCACTGGGGCACTTTGGCATCCTGGTATTATTTTCGTTCCCTGAGACCGGAGGAGAGCTGGAGGCTGGATAAAGGCTGGCTGGAAGGAGGCTGTGACTTATTAGGAGCCATGAATGCAGCATCCAAAAATAGCCTGTGTGTCACTGGGCTggtgccctgcccagcagaggcagcaatTACAGGGGAACGTGGCTTTAGGGAAACTTGTTTGTGGCTGGTGCAGGAGCTCGCTGGctccctgcagtgtcagggtGAGCACTGGCCATGGTTTTTTCACAGCTTAGGTAGTTGTTTTCTTGGTGTTAACTCAGGTTTTAGCTTGCTGGCAGCTTTTTGGTGGTAGGAGAAGGTACTGAAAGTGGGTAAAACCCGTTGAACTCACTTAGAAATGCAGTTGCTGTGTGCACCCCATCTAAGAGAGGTGTTGTTGGACATACAGAGAGGTTTTTGTGACTGATGATTTTAGGGATGTGGGGAGATGTGAGggatccctgcctgcccacagggGTTTGGAGCTTGGTGGAGGCTCCTGACTGCTGCCCATGTTGGCACAGGAACTGTTAAAATCCTGCAGATAGTTCAGCAACTGCAGAAATACCCTTGGTGGGTAATCCCCACAGGCAGAGAGGCACCAACCTTTGGTGCCCTTTTAGTGGCAACATTCCCTGGGCTTAAAGGATGAAAGTCCTgatctccagctgcagagggggaaTTAAATGAACCCTAGTGAGTGTGGAGTGAGAGGGTTTGGGCTGTGATTCAACAGAGCCAAAAATACCCCCATCATGGTGCCTCTGGAGTCGTCCATTGTTCGAAACGCTCTGCACCAGCAAGCTGACAGTGTTGCTGATCTCCTTGCTGATAAACCTGCTTGTCCCTGATGCCATTCTGTCCTCTCTCCCCAAAGAACTTCGAGGTGGAAGCTGATGACCTGGTGAGCATTTCAGAGCTGGGCCGTGGGGCCTACGGCGTGGTGGAGAAAGTGCGGCACGCGCAGAGCGGCACCATCATGGCCGTGAAGGTGAGCacacctggctgggctgggacacctggctgggctggggcacctggctgggctggggcacctGGGTGGAGTGAGGATCATGAGATACAGcccccagggagcagaggaacTGCCGAGCTCCACTGGTTGTGGCAAAACGAGGGTGGGTTTATCTGGCTTTGGCAGGCTCTGGTGTTCCTGGTGTGGTTTGGCCCGTGCAGGGTCTGTGCTGATACTGGCTGGGCACACTGGGGTTGATAACAGGCCTGGGAATCCAGGATTGGTGCCTGCAGTGCAAGGCTGGCATGGCAGAGTGCCTGTCCAGGCTGCTGGCCTGGCCCTGCACCCTCTGCAGAGCGTGCCAGGGTTTGGCATTCGTTGAGGTTCTGTCTGGCAGAGGCAATTTGGGCGtctcctcctggctgctgctggctgcaaaaGAAGGATAAAACACCCTGGCCCCAGGACTGCAGGTCCTGAGTCAGGCTGGGGGATTCAAGGAGCTCAATCAAAAGTTATAGTCATgcctttttgctttgcttgcttttAACCATGCAGGTTGGCCAGTTAGCCAACCCAAAACAAATGTTTGAATATCTACTAATATCTTCTACTGTTTGAATATCTGATATCTGGTTACCCCACCTACACCAAACTCTTGTTGTTTCATGTTTGTCTCAGAGGATTCGAGCCACTGTGAACACTCAGGAGCAGAAGAGGTTGCTGATGGACCTGGACATCTCCATGAGGACAGTGGACTGCTTCTACACAGTCACCTTCTACGGAGCCCTGTTCCGTGAGGTACTGACCTGCTgagtgcctggggctgggtggggctCTGGGATTGCACTGGAGGCACCAAACTGTCCCCAAAACACCCCTCTGTGTTTATCTCCAGCCCTTTATCTCCCCTGAGTTTCCAGGGAATtccctctcagctgctttctctCCATCCACAGGGCGACGTGTGGATCTGCATGGAACTCATGGACACTTCCCTAGATAAATTCTACAAGAAAGTactggagaagaagaaaaccaTCCCTGAAGacattttggggaaaatggCTGTGTCTGTGAGTGGCTCTTGGGTCCTTAGATGGGTTTGTGCAtcccctgagcctgctgggggctgtggtgtGTTTGCAgtgagaggctgctgctgcctgtgactGATGGGTCACTCTTTTTCCACTCTTTTATCCCCAGATTGTACGAGCTCTGGAGCACCTGCACAGTAAACTGTCTGTAATCCACAGAGGTAAGTGCTGGATGGGGTTAGTGGAGTGTGGCTGGAGATCCAGGCTAGGGGAGGGCACCTTTCCAGGTGTGCTATGTCCCTGTGGGATGCCTAAAGTGGAATCTGCTGGTGCTCAGGACTGTGGTGGACAGATCTAGATGCTTGTTCCTTGACCGTGGTGAGCAGATCTAGATGCTTGTTCCTGAGATGCTTCCCTTTCTGCAGGGTGTGATTATCTTCCTCCTTTCCAGATGAAGGGTTGGATGTAACAACAGAATTCCTCACCACCTGTATTTTTTATGAGCATCTCTGTCCCTCTTGGAGTACAGAAGTGCCTTGAAGGCAGCTCTTGGAgataaaatccccaaatcctcctggCTGGGTAGTTTTAGCAAAGTGAGGGCTGGAGGAGACCTTACAAAATCCCAGATGGGAATTGTAACACCCAGGTCTTGCTCTCCACCCTGGTGAGGTCCCTTGTGTAGCTGTGGACAGATCAGGATGTGCATGAGACAAACTCTCCTGAAGatttggcagagctgtgcttttaaggctgtgctgggcacataAATCTCTCCTAAAGAGCTGGGGAAAAACTCCTCaacattttatttcaacttTTTGACCGGCCTGGTTGGAGAGGGGACTTGTTTTCCCTAAGGACATGGTTGTCCTGTGAATAACTTTTATTGCAATAAGACTGGTGGGG
Coding sequences:
- the MAP2K3 gene encoding dual specificity mitogen-activated protein kinase kinase 3 isoform X1; protein product: MDKKQDSKGSLEPHKPVKGKKKRDLRITCVPIKPPVANTTPPRNLDSRAFITIGDKNFEVEADDLVSISELGRGAYGVVEKVRHAQSGTIMAVKRIRATVNTQEQKRLLMDLDISMRTVDCFYTVTFYGALFREGDVWICMELMDTSLDKFYKKVLEKKKTIPEDILGKMAVSIVRALEHLHSKLSVIHRDVKPSNVLINKEGHVKMCDFGISGYLVDSVAKTMDAGCKPYMAPERINPELNQKGYNVKSDVWSLGITMIELAILRFPYESWGTPFQQLKQVVEEPSPQLPPERFSKEFVDFTAQCLRKNPAERMNYLELMEHPFFTLHDTKETDMASFVTEILGEDS
- the MAP2K3 gene encoding dual specificity mitogen-activated protein kinase kinase 3 isoform X2 is translated as MSLPRDSKGSLEPHKPVKGKKKRDLRITCVPIKPPVANTTPPRNLDSRAFITIGDKNFEVEADDLVSISELGRGAYGVVEKVRHAQSGTIMAVKRIRATVNTQEQKRLLMDLDISMRTVDCFYTVTFYGALFREGDVWICMELMDTSLDKFYKKVLEKKKTIPEDILGKMAVSIVRALEHLHSKLSVIHRDVKPSNVLINKEGHVKMCDFGISGYLVDSVAKTMDAGCKPYMAPERINPELNQKGYNVKSDVWSLGITMIELAILRFPYESWGTPFQQLKQVVEEPSPQLPPERFSKEFVDFTAQCLRKNPAERMNYLELMEHPFFTLHDTKETDMASFVTEILGEDS